Proteins encoded in a region of the Strix uralensis isolate ZFMK-TIS-50842 unplaced genomic scaffold, bStrUra1 scaffold_227, whole genome shotgun sequence genome:
- the LOC141938659 gene encoding transcription factor E3-like, giving the protein MSRGAAEGAPAPPGPPPAPPPGCPTVYVLLEGPSAPDTLRLLSLSSVLPESGIVADIEWEPPGGGTPGDPPSDPPGDTPGDTPRTPADAPSTFYCLKSQPLPHSAGPAPPAAMAAPPAAPPSSRVLLRQQLMRAQAQEQEQRERRGPPGPPAAPSTPGPSPAIAVGAPPPRAPPHVPPEVLKVQTHLENPTRYHLRAAQRQQVRQYLTSALGRGPPSPPGPPPAPPTPHSPLTLLHIGPGSEKEIDDVIDEIISLESSYDELLSFGPAEGGLQLPNTLPAPGPLLEVFSPPQGGSSSCPAELPRVKAELSETEAKALLKERQKKDNHNLIERRRRFNINDRIKELGTLIPKSNDPEMRWNKGTILKASVDYIRKLQKETQRSRELELHQQRLEQANRSLQLRVQELELQAQLHGLPLSPPAAPVAEGGCEEAPGGPPFPPGGPPTPQCLLDLALADDLPPGLGLPLSLGGAEGSLDDILMDDGGGLSPLGPPGALLASPGPSRASSPRSSLSMEDDS; this is encoded by the exons atGTCCCGTGGGGCGGCCGAGggggcccccgcgccccccggcccccccccagcgccgcccCCCGGGTGCCCCACGGTCTACGTCCTGCTGGAGGGGCCCAGCGCCCCTGACACCCTCCGGCTGCTCAG CCTGAGCTCAGTGCTGCCCGAGTCGGGGATCGTGGCTGACATCGAGTGGGAACCACCTGGAGGGGGgacccccggggacccccccagtgacccccctggggacacccctggagacacccccaggacccctgCAGACGCCCCCAGTACCTTCTACTGTCTGAagagccagcccctgccccacag CGCGGGGCCGGCCCCCCCAGCGGCCATGGcggccccccccgcggcccccccctcctcccgggTGCTGCTGCGGCAGCAGTTGATGCGGGCGCAGGcgcaggagcaggagcagagggagaggaggggcccccccggcccccccgcagcccccagcacccctggacCCTCACCTGCAATCGCCGTcggtgcccccccaccccgggcgcCCCCCCATGTGCCCCCTGAGGTGCTCAAG gtGCAGACCCACCTGGAGAACCCCACACGCTACCACCTGCGGGCGGCTCAGCGGCAGCAGGTCCGGCAGTACCTCACCTCTGCCCTGGgccggggcccccccagccccccggggccccccccagccccccccactccccacagccccctcacCCTGCTCCACATCGGCCCCGGCTCTGAGAAGGAG ATCGATGATGTCATCGATGAGATCATCAGCCTGGAATCCAGCTATGACGAGCTGCTCAGCTTCGGTCCAGCCGAGGGGGGTCTCCAGCTCCCGAACACG CTGCCCGCCCCTGGGCCCCTCCTGGAAGTGTTCAGCCCCCCCCaggggggcagcagctcctgtccTGCCGAGCTGCCCCGTGTCAAGGCCGAGCTCTCGG AAACGGAGGCAAAGGCGCTGCTGAAGGAGCGGCAGAAGAAGGACAACCACAACCTGA TCGAGCGGCGCCGACGATTCAACATCAACGACCGCATCAAGGAACTAGGGACTCTCATCCCCAAATCCAACGACCC GGAGATGCGCTGGAACAAAGGCACCATCCTGAAAGCCTCGGTGGATTACATCCGCAAGCTGCAGAAGGAGACGCAGCGCTCCCGGGAGCTCGAGCTGCACCAGCAGCGCTTGGAGCAGGCGAACCGCAGCCTCCAGCTCCGCGTCCAG gagctggagctgcaggcGCAGCTGCACGGGCTCCCCCTGAGCCCTCCAGCGGCGCCAGTGGCCGAGGGGGGCTGCGAGGAGGCCCCTGGgggcccccccttccccccagggggcccccccactccccagtgCCTCCTGGACCTGGCGCTGGCTGACGACCTGCCCCCAGGGCTGGGCCTGCCCCTGAGcctggggggtgctgaggggagcTTGGATGATATCCTGATGGATGATGGTGGGGGACTGTCACCCCTCGGCCCTCCTGGCGCCCTCCTCGCCTCCCCCGGGCCCTCCCGCGCCTCCAGCCCCCGCAGCAGTCTCAGCATGGAGGACGACTCCTGA